One stretch of Burkholderia sp. NRF60-BP8 DNA includes these proteins:
- a CDS encoding helix-turn-helix domain-containing protein: MSDSVIAAPVASSPRRPKDTLGCVSSLLAKDVETTSGGLKLHRKCMREAHVERIEMPPCDRGFLVGVSLGGGHRRTLYGRTGASERRFQHHSIYIRDFSRHFHADLYGNFDFVLVELPHAYLERVGPEHGGQPVGGLACRPDVRDPVLGHLAHAVADSLDAPGPLNALFIEQVGLAMGTHLVRRYGNARTHELERKGVLSPAKVARAQELLMEKADLGVSIEEVANECDLSRGYFIRAFSRTTGRTPHQWLLEQRVTRARELIETSDMTLADIAVACGFADQSHLNRVFARIVGHPPGAWRRARSR, encoded by the coding sequence ATGTCAGACTCCGTCATCGCCGCGCCGGTGGCATCGTCTCCGCGGCGGCCGAAAGATACGCTCGGCTGCGTGTCGAGCCTGCTGGCAAAGGATGTCGAAACGACGTCCGGCGGCCTGAAGCTCCACCGCAAATGCATGCGCGAAGCGCACGTCGAGCGCATCGAGATGCCGCCGTGCGACCGCGGCTTCCTGGTCGGCGTGTCGCTGGGCGGCGGCCACCGCCGCACGCTCTATGGGCGCACCGGCGCGAGCGAACGCCGGTTCCAGCATCACTCGATCTACATTCGCGATTTTTCCCGTCATTTCCACGCGGACCTGTACGGCAACTTCGACTTCGTGCTGGTCGAGCTGCCGCATGCGTATCTCGAACGCGTCGGCCCCGAGCACGGCGGCCAACCGGTCGGCGGCCTCGCGTGCCGCCCCGACGTACGCGACCCGGTACTCGGCCATCTCGCGCACGCGGTAGCCGACAGCCTCGACGCGCCCGGCCCGTTGAACGCGCTGTTCATCGAACAGGTCGGGCTCGCGATGGGCACGCATCTCGTGCGGCGCTACGGCAACGCGCGCACGCACGAGCTCGAGCGCAAGGGCGTGCTGTCCCCCGCGAAGGTGGCGCGCGCCCAGGAGCTGTTGATGGAAAAGGCGGACCTCGGCGTGTCGATCGAGGAAGTGGCGAACGAATGCGACCTGTCGCGCGGCTATTTCATCCGCGCGTTCTCGCGCACCACGGGCCGCACGCCGCACCAGTGGCTGCTGGAGCAACGCGTGACGCGCGCGCGCGAGCTGATCGAGACGTCCGACATGACGCTGGCCGACATCGCGGTCGCGTGCGGCTTCGCCGACCAGAGCCATCTGAACCGCGTATTCGCGCGGATCGTCGGGCATCCGCCCGGCGCGTGGCGGCGCGCCCGGTCGCGCTGA
- a CDS encoding MBL fold metallo-hydrolase, which translates to MKTLFRHACVAHAARLLIVAGCAGLSTPAAFAQAGVQSDAHADAQPEAQSTPAPAAGPQPPGFYRQKIGDFTVIALSDGTHPFPVDTVFRDVSKDEIRRDLDRAFLEPPVQGSINAFLVDTGSKRILVDAGAGTLYGDCCGKLLDDLRAAGYAPERIDEVLLTHLHKDHVGGIASNGAMTFPNAVVRVNAVEAAYWLDPANKAQAPAFLASFFDAAAAAVAPYVAAGRFRTFRGEATLAPGIRAVPMPGHTPGHTAYLIESGHAGLLAWGDIVHVAAIQLRDVDATVQYDSDAGAARRTRRATLKRVADRRYLVGAAHIAFPGLGHLRRDGAQYDWVPVNYDATPVR; encoded by the coding sequence ATGAAGACCCTGTTCCGGCACGCGTGCGTTGCGCATGCGGCCCGTTTGCTGATCGTGGCCGGATGCGCGGGCCTGTCGACGCCGGCGGCGTTTGCGCAGGCCGGCGTGCAGTCCGACGCCCACGCCGACGCGCAACCCGAAGCGCAATCCACGCCGGCCCCCGCCGCCGGCCCACAGCCTCCCGGCTTCTATCGGCAGAAGATCGGCGACTTCACGGTGATCGCGCTGTCCGACGGCACGCATCCGTTTCCGGTCGACACGGTGTTTCGCGACGTCTCGAAGGACGAGATCCGGCGCGACCTCGACCGCGCCTTCCTGGAGCCGCCCGTGCAGGGATCGATCAATGCGTTCCTGGTCGATACCGGATCGAAGCGGATCCTCGTCGATGCGGGCGCCGGCACGCTGTACGGCGACTGCTGCGGCAAGCTGCTCGACGATCTGCGCGCGGCCGGCTATGCCCCCGAACGGATCGACGAAGTGCTGCTCACGCATCTGCACAAGGACCATGTCGGCGGCATTGCGTCGAACGGTGCGATGACGTTTCCCAATGCCGTCGTGCGAGTCAATGCCGTCGAAGCCGCGTATTGGCTCGATCCCGCCAACAAGGCGCAGGCGCCGGCGTTCCTCGCGTCGTTCTTCGATGCGGCCGCCGCGGCGGTCGCGCCTTACGTCGCGGCCGGCCGCTTCAGGACGTTTCGCGGCGAAGCGACGCTCGCGCCCGGCATTCGCGCGGTGCCGATGCCCGGCCATACGCCGGGCCACACGGCTTATCTGATCGAGAGCGGCCACGCGGGCCTGCTCGCGTGGGGCGACATCGTGCACGTGGCGGCGATCCAGTTGCGCGACGTCGACGCGACGGTCCAGTACGACAGCGATGCCGGCGCCGCCCGCCGCACGCGGCGGGCCACGCTGAAGCGCGTCGCCGATCGACGCTATCTCGTCGGTGCCGCGCATATCGCGTTTCCCGGGCTCGGGCACTTGCGCCGGGACGGCGCGCAATACGACTGGGTGCCGGTCAACTACGACGCGACGCCGGTGCGCTGA